Below is a window of Jonesiaceae bacterium BS-20 DNA.
TAATCAATGTGGCTGAGTAGGCGATCAATCTCAACACCAACCGGGGTTCGGCCCACCAGATAGGGCGATAGTACGGCCCAAGCCTGCACCAAGGTGGGCGCAAACTGGATGTGAGCTGCGGAAATATCGTAATCAACACGAGCATTGCCGAGGTCCTGGTCCGGATTGATGAACGTGGATAGTTCCACCCCATCATCGGTCACCAACGCAATCTCAACCGGACGCGGACGCCACATTCGTCCCTCTCGTCCCACCGCACAGACCCCCAAGTACACATTGGAGCGAGCCGCCCCCGGATTAGCTCCGGCGCTCAAGAACCGCCTGATTCTCTGGTCCACCTGCAGGTCGCGGGCACGCACCGCCTTGGTCAGGACCAACCCGGAAAGAGCGGTGCAACGGCTCAAAGCAACATACAACTGGCCGTAAGCAAAGGCGCCACCGGTCAGGTCCACAACCACCCTGTCCAAGGTTTGGCCCTGACTCTTGTGGATGGTAATCGCCCACGCCAACCGAAATGGCAACTGCGTGTACGTCCCAATAACCTCATGTATCAGGCGCCCACCGGAGCTCACAGGCCGGGTGACATCCCAGGTATGTGGGCCCACCTCAACAATTTTTCCGTCGGTCAACTGAACCGAGACCAACGGGGAACCATCTTGGTACTTGTGCGCAACCACGCGGCCAATGGTGCCATTAACCCAGCGGTTAGCCGGATCGTTGATGACCATCATGACCTGGGCGCCGGTCTTATAATTGACCTGTTCCTCAACGGGTTTTTCAAAGCCGTCAAAGTCACCGCGCATGATGCTGTAGAAAGACTCTTCCGGCCCCGTCAGCGTTGCCAACGTCTCCCGGTTCCGTTTATCCGCAGACTTATTCGTTGTTGTCAGCGTCAACCAGAACTCATCGAGCGGCGGCTGGAAGCCCGCATCAACACGGTCGTTCAGCTCCGCACGAGCCCCGTCAAGCATGACCCCCTCACGGACCTGATTCAGCAGATCCAGAAACTGGCTGTCACCTACCTGCCTAAACACGGTGGTCAGTTGGACGGCTGGGAAGTCCTGTGGTTCGTAGTGGGTAGCCGAAAAGAAGTACTGGGACTCATAGGTGGTGGCAAAGAATTCTTGTTCCGACTCAAGCACTACCGGAGGAAGTTGAAATAGGTCGCCGACCAGAACCACCTGCACGCCGCCAAACGGCAGGTTGGGGTGGGGACCAAACCGTTGCAGGGCAATAGCAATGCAATCAAACATGTCTGCTCGCACCATGGATACCTCATCGATGATGAGCGTGTCTATTTCCTTCAAGGCCTGGGCAAACCGGCGCGGAAAATAGTCGCTTGATTGCACGAACTCAACGGTGGTGTCTTTGTGGAACGAGAACAACCGGTGGATGGTGTACCCGTCAACGTTGAGGGCAGCAATTCCGGTTGGTGCAACCACAATCGCATTGCGGCTGCTCTGCGCTAAGAACGTCCGGATCAGCGTGGACTTTCCGGTTCCCGCCTTACCGGTAAGGAATAGGTTTTCCCCGCGGTTCAGGTGGTCAAGGGCGTCCACAAACTCCGGGGTGTAAACAAGTTGTTCCGTCGCAGCGCGCATGAATCCAGCCTTTGGCAAACCTGATCAGTGGTACCCCGCTACTGTATCCCCAGTTTGTCTACCGCCGTTCCAGATTGGCTAGTTCAGCACCGCTTCACACACTCCCCCAGCACCTTGGCGGTTTCCAAAATGTCCAGGTGGGTTTGGTCAATGAGTTCTTGGGTGGACCCAAATTTGACCATGCCCCTAATCTGGCTGATCAGGTGCACTTTCATGAGCTTGCCGTACAGGTTTGCGGACAGGTCATGCACGTAGGCTTCAACGCGCTGATCAGTCACGTCGTCAAAGGTAGGGTTCTTGCCAATGCTTACCGATGCCGCATATTTTTTGGTTTCCGGCGGAAATTCCACACAGGCCGCATATACCCCGTCCGCTAGGCCATCGTGGGGAACCGCAATATTTGCGGTTGGAAACCCCAACGAACGACCCCGGCTATCGCCGGGAATGACCACCCCGGTAAAGCACATACCCGGGTCTACCTCGGGAAGGTACAGGCAGCATGACTCGGGGGTCATCAAGTCGACCGCCTCGAGGGTCTTAGTCATCGGAAATCAGCTCTCTGAACTGGCTCTGGTGAAAGACCAGCGGTTTGACCTCGGGGAATGCTTGAGCGTCGTGGACCTCGAACAGCACCACTTCGTGGTCACCGCCCTCAAAGACCGCCCGGACCGTGCATTCCAACCAGAGTGCGGCATCGTCAATAAATACCGCCTGCTGCGGGGTAACGGACCAATCGATCCCAGCAAACCGATCGCCCTGGCGCTGCGCCAACTGGCGACACTCAGCCTTGTGCTGTGTGCCTAGGACGCTGATCCCCACGCGTTCACTCTGCGCCAACCGCGGCCAGGTGCGGGAACCCTTATCCACGCATACCGCAACCAACGGTGGATCGAGGGAGACGGAAGTAAACGAGTTGGCTGCCATGCCAACCGGTTCCCCATCCACCTGAGCACACAGTGCCACCACCCCCGTTGGGAACATGGACAGCGCCCGCCGCAGCACCATCTGAGCGTCTTGGGCTACCTCAACCTGACTCATTTTGAAGACCCCTCTCCTTTGATTTCTCATGCCATTGTCATGATCTAGCCGACAAACCTAAGCCTAATTACTCAAACTTGATTAATAACATTTCACTATTGCAACGAAGTGCCATAAAGTCACTCCTTTGGCCCCAAACCCGACCGGTTCTGCCCTAAACTACAGAGCATGTTCTCAACTACTCGGCTTGTTGTCCTTGGTGCCATCTACCAATTCCAACCAGTTCACGGCTACTTTCTGCGCCGCGAACTGCTGACATGGAACGTAGACGAATGGGCCAACATTCAACCCGGTTCGATCTATAACGCTCTTCGTTCCCTCAAGAAGGACGGGTACGTCGTTGAGACCGGAACCGAAGTCGAGGGCAATCGCCCCGAGCGCACCGTCTTTGAGATGACACCCGAGGGCGAAGCCGAGTTTTTCAAGCTCCTGCGCGAGGCCCTGTGGACCGTCCGCACCTTTGACCCCAAACCCGTCATGGCCCTGACCTCTTTCATGTTTGCCCTCAGCCGCCAAGAAGTACTCCAAGCCTTGGCCAACCGAGTCACCGTTATTGACGCCCAAATTCAGAGCAACGAGTTCTTCATTGTGGATGTCAACCGGTCCCAATCCACCCCCAAGTACGTGCGGGAGATCTACGAACTAACCTCCGCCCGGCTCCGCGGGGAACAACAGTGGGCGGTGGACCTACAAGAACGCCTGCGCCAAGGCGAGTACGTCTTTGCTGGTGAGGCAGATTCCAGTCGAGCTACACCACCACCTGCGGCTGGTTAACCTCCGCCCGACTAGCCTTCAATTCACCAATAGTTTCCAAACTCAGTGCCGAGCTTTGGGCCCCCTGGGACATAGTCGTGATTGCCCCCGCCGCACTGGCTACCTCAAGAGCCTCGGGCATTGTTGCCCCGCGGCTCAGCTCGGCTGCGAGCGCCCCACAAAATGCATCTCCCGCCCCGGTAGTGTCAACCGCATTGACCTTGAAGGCCGGGCAAAATACTTCTTCGCCGGAGTCAGCATCTAAGCCCTTGACCGGGTACCAGGTGGCACCGGCGCTGCCGAGCGTGAGGATCACGCCCCGGCGCACCTTGGCCAGAATCCGGTCTACGCCGCCAAAGAACGCCGCCTCAGTCTCGTTAACAATGACGATGTCGCATTGGTCAAACAGTTCTTGGGCGCCCGTGACCGCTGGGGCTGCATTCAGCAGACTCAGCGTCTTGGCCGGATCCGTCGCCGCAAGCGCTGCTCGGACCGTTGGCAGCGGAATCTCTAGTTGCATGAGCAGCACATTTGCACCCGTCGCCGCGGCAATTGCCCCTGCTTGGCTGAGGTTGGCATTTGCACCCTGATTGACCACGATTGCGTTGTCCGAGTCCGCAGTAACAAAGATATGCGCGGTTCCGGTTGCAGCCTGTTGGTCTTCCTCTAGGAACCGGGCGTCCAGCGCTGCTCGGTCCATAGCCAAGCGCAGGGTGTGGGCCGCAGCATCACGGCCCACCCGCGCATGGAATTGAGTGTCCGCCCCACACCGGTGAGCAGCCATTGCCTGATTGAATCCTTTTCCACCAGGTCCCTGGAATCCGCCCGTAGCTAGGATGGTTTCCCCAAGCTGGGGAATCCTATCTACGGTCAGGGCAAGGTCGAGGTTGATCGAACCCAATACGTTGACGTGTGCCATGTGCTTCTCAGTTTCTGGTCGGACTAGTTGTTAAACGCGAGCCATGTTGCGGAAGCGTGCACCGGTGTGGTTATCCGGCAGCACAGGAGAATCCGTTCCCATGAGGCGCTCGCGCAGGGTCTCTGCCTCGTACTCGCTGGCAGCTACACCGCGCTTGCGCAGGATAGGCATGACCTGCTCAACAAAGTCGATCGTGGTGGCTGGCTGGACCACCGGTGACAGTAGGAATCCGTCTAGGTCTGCCCCCTCTGCAAGGCGGCAGATCTCATCTGCGATATCCTCAGCGGTGCCAACAACCGGCAGATTGCGGACCCCGTGGGCGTGCCAGTCGCTGAGCACGTCCCCAACGGTCTTGCCGGCAAACCGGGCAATCTGGGTCTGGGACATCTCCGTCTTCAACTCGGTCATGGGGGTGTTGCGGTCATACGAGGACAGATCCAGCCCCGTGAACTGCGCGTAGGACGCAACAGCAACCTCGGGAGTTTGAGCGTCAAGAACCATTTGGTGCTTGGCCTGAGCCTCATCCCTGGTGGACCCGATGACGCAAGAGAACGCGGCCATCAGCTTGATTGATTCCGCTTCACGCCCCGCCGCGACAGCCGCCCGGCGCGCACCCTGCACGTGCTTAGACAGACCATCAACGGTGTTGCCACCGAGGAAGATACACTCGGCGTGCTTGCCACCAAACTCAAGACCACGCGGCGAGGATCCGGCCTGGAACAGCACCGGGGTGCCCTGCGGTGTGTACGAGGTGTTGCCATATCCACTGGACTTAAAGTACGGGCCCTCATGGAAGATCCGGTGCACCTTGGCGGGGTCAGCAAACCGGCCCTGCTTGTCCTTCTCCAAAGCGTCCCGCTCCCAGGCCTGCTCCCAGAGCTTGTACACAACTTCCATGAAGTCATCAGCCATGTCGTAGCGAGCATCGTGCGCAACCATGGGAACACCAAACGCTTGAACAGCGGTCTCAGCGGTTCCCGTGGTGACCACGTTCCAACCCATCCGGCCCTGGGAAAGCAGGTCCATCGTGGCCATCCGGCGAGCAAAGTTGTAAGGCTGTTCCAACAAGGTAGATCCGGTCATGACCAAACCAAGGTTCTTGGTTTCTGGAATAAGCGTGGACGCAACGATCGCCGGGTCCACCCGTGGCAGGTCCAAGCTCTCAATCGTGGCGATGTCGGGACGCTGTCCGTTGACGTCAGCCCAACCCCAGGCATCGGCCAGAAAAACGAAGTCCAATGCAGCGTCCTCGCTGATCTGGGCAATGTTCTTCCAGTAATCCACGGTGTCGTAGTTGTGGCGCTGGCTGTCCGGGTGACGCCACGTTGCGGTTCCGGAGTCGTTTGCCTGAGCGTTTTCGAACAGGCCAAAGCGAAGCTGCTTCATTTTTTGATCCAATTCTGTGTGAAGTTCCCTCCCACACGGGGAAGGCGTAAGGATAAGTTCGGTAGTGATGAGGGGTGGGCGCGGGCGTTACCGTCCGACGACAACCTCGTCGTCCCACCACAAGACCTTCTTGCGAACAACGGCGAGCAGGGCAATGAGCACTACACCCGTCAGGCACAGGAGCAGAATTGCTGCCCACGTCACCGGCAGGTTTGCTTGCGCGGCGGAGATAGCCAGGAGCGAACCCACACCCGCCTGC
It encodes the following:
- a CDS encoding NtaA/DmoA family FMN-dependent monooxygenase (This protein belongs to a clade of FMN-dependent monooxygenases, within a broader family of flavin-dependent oxidoreductases, the luciferase-like monooxygenase (LMM) family, some of whose members use coenzyme F420 rather than FMN.); its protein translation is MKQLRFGLFENAQANDSGTATWRHPDSQRHNYDTVDYWKNIAQISEDAALDFVFLADAWGWADVNGQRPDIATIESLDLPRVDPAIVASTLIPETKNLGLVMTGSTLLEQPYNFARRMATMDLLSQGRMGWNVVTTGTAETAVQAFGVPMVAHDARYDMADDFMEVVYKLWEQAWERDALEKDKQGRFADPAKVHRIFHEGPYFKSSGYGNTSYTPQGTPVLFQAGSSPRGLEFGGKHAECIFLGGNTVDGLSKHVQGARRAAVAAGREAESIKLMAAFSCVIGSTRDEAQAKHQMVLDAQTPEVAVASYAQFTGLDLSSYDRNTPMTELKTEMSQTQIARFAGKTVGDVLSDWHAHGVRNLPVVGTAEDIADEICRLAEGADLDGFLLSPVVQPATTIDFVEQVMPILRKRGVAASEYEAETLRERLMGTDSPVLPDNHTGARFRNMARV
- a CDS encoding flavin reductase family protein, producing MSQVEVAQDAQMVLRRALSMFPTGVVALCAQVDGEPVGMAANSFTSVSLDPPLVAVCVDKGSRTWPRLAQSERVGISVLGTQHKAECRQLAQRQGDRFAGIDWSVTPQQAVFIDDAALWLECTVRAVFEGGDHEVVLFEVHDAQAFPEVKPLVFHQSQFRELISDD
- a CDS encoding riboflavin kinase — protein: MTKTLEAVDLMTPESCCLYLPEVDPGMCFTGVVIPGDSRGRSLGFPTANIAVPHDGLADGVYAACVEFPPETKKYAASVSIGKNPTFDDVTDQRVEAYVHDLSANLYGKLMKVHLISQIRGMVKFGSTQELIDQTHLDILETAKVLGECVKRC
- a CDS encoding PadR family transcriptional regulator, with protein sequence MFSTTRLVVLGAIYQFQPVHGYFLRRELLTWNVDEWANIQPGSIYNALRSLKKDGYVVETGTEVEGNRPERTVFEMTPEGEAEFFKLLREALWTVRTFDPKPVMALTSFMFALSRQEVLQALANRVTVIDAQIQSNEFFIVDVNRSQSTPKYVREIYELTSARLRGEQQWAVDLQERLRQGEYVFAGEADSSRATPPPAAG
- a CDS encoding ribokinase — translated: MAHVNVLGSINLDLALTVDRIPQLGETILATGGFQGPGGKGFNQAMAAHRCGADTQFHARVGRDAAAHTLRLAMDRAALDARFLEEDQQAATGTAHIFVTADSDNAIVVNQGANANLSQAGAIAAATGANVLLMQLEIPLPTVRAALAATDPAKTLSLLNAAPAVTGAQELFDQCDIVIVNETEAAFFGGVDRILAKVRRGVILTLGSAGATWYPVKGLDADSGEEVFCPAFKVNAVDTTGAGDAFCGALAAELSRGATMPEALEVASAAGAITTMSQGAQSSALSLETIGELKASRAEVNQPQVVV
- a CDS encoding DEAD/DEAH box helicase; protein product: MRAATEQLVYTPEFVDALDHLNRGENLFLTGKAGTGKSTLIRTFLAQSSRNAIVVAPTGIAALNVDGYTIHRLFSFHKDTTVEFVQSSDYFPRRFAQALKEIDTLIIDEVSMVRADMFDCIAIALQRFGPHPNLPFGGVQVVLVGDLFQLPPVVLESEQEFFATTYESQYFFSATHYEPQDFPAVQLTTVFRQVGDSQFLDLLNQVREGVMLDGARAELNDRVDAGFQPPLDEFWLTLTTTNKSADKRNRETLATLTGPEESFYSIMRGDFDGFEKPVEEQVNYKTGAQVMMVINDPANRWVNGTIGRVVAHKYQDGSPLVSVQLTDGKIVEVGPHTWDVTRPVSSGGRLIHEVIGTYTQLPFRLAWAITIHKSQGQTLDRVVVDLTGGAFAYGQLYVALSRCTALSGLVLTKAVRARDLQVDQRIRRFLSAGANPGAARSNVYLGVCAVGREGRMWRPRPVEIALVTDDGVELSTFINPDQDLGNARVDYDISAAHIQFAPTLVQAWAVLSPYLVGRTPVGVEIDRLLSHIDYELKRHGYVVSMPVGTDLDPWRQGLVASKAPGTSGYVGGNRTALDRARAARDLFWRGGVREESGDVFYDAEPAPGYLLPRELEPVSFVVGGVAEAGSSLEQELVHALRALAQNNGLSAQAQAVMRGVEAVTGQEILPIWPEHTEPEQPTQDIGQVLIPGAVVCFTGTVFDARGWEIDREVLEDLAAERGLKAEPTVTKSRLTALIVAESGTQSNKAKSATRFGKPIFTAAEFLAWTEGKHLITEGSHLHSTPDRSGHTEVQILNMFQSARQQDPYSAVLSSR